The Corynebacterium simulans genome contains a region encoding:
- the paaA gene encoding 1,2-phenylacetyl-CoA epoxidase subunit PaaA translates to MTTTDSALASAEAEARFDELIAEDSRIEPTDWMPAAYRKTLTRQISQHAHSEIIGMQPEANWITRAPSLKRKAILMAKVQDEAGHGLYLYSAAETLGTSRDELVQQLLDGTAKYSSIFNYPARTWADIGAIGWLVDGAAICNQVPLCRASYAPYGRAMVRICKEESFHQRQGWEILYELSHGTEEQKQMAQEAINRFYGPALQMFGPPDDDSPNSKQSMEWKIKRFSNDELRQRFVDMIVPQAEALGLHFEDPDLKWNEERGHYDFGELDWAEFKSVIKGEGPCNVQRMQRRRQAHDDGAWVREAAAAYAEKYHNVDSALSA, encoded by the coding sequence ATGACTACCACTGACTCCGCACTCGCCAGCGCAGAGGCAGAAGCACGCTTCGACGAGCTCATTGCGGAAGATTCCCGCATTGAGCCCACCGACTGGATGCCGGCCGCCTATCGCAAGACGCTGACCCGCCAGATCTCCCAGCACGCGCACTCCGAGATCATCGGCATGCAGCCAGAAGCCAACTGGATCACCCGCGCACCATCACTTAAGCGCAAGGCAATCCTCATGGCCAAGGTGCAGGACGAGGCAGGCCACGGCCTTTACCTCTACTCCGCCGCCGAGACCCTCGGCACCTCCCGCGATGAGCTGGTACAACAGCTTCTTGATGGCACGGCGAAGTACTCCTCCATCTTCAACTACCCGGCGCGCACCTGGGCAGACATCGGAGCAATCGGCTGGCTGGTCGACGGTGCGGCAATCTGCAACCAGGTCCCACTGTGCCGCGCTTCCTATGCCCCATACGGCCGCGCCATGGTGCGCATCTGCAAGGAAGAATCCTTCCACCAGCGCCAAGGCTGGGAGATCCTCTACGAACTCTCCCACGGCACCGAGGAGCAAAAGCAGATGGCGCAAGAGGCCATCAACCGCTTCTACGGCCCAGCCCTGCAAATGTTCGGCCCACCAGATGATGATTCCCCGAACTCCAAGCAGTCCATGGAGTGGAAGATCAAGCGTTTCTCCAACGATGAACTGCGCCAGCGCTTCGTCGACATGATCGTCCCGCAGGCTGAGGCCCTAGGCCTCCACTTCGAAGACCCGGACCTTAAGTGGAACGAGGAGCGTGGCCACTACGACTTCGGCGAGCTGGACTGGGCCGAATTCAAGTCCGTCATCAAGGGCGAGGGTCCGTGCAACGTGCAGCGTATGCAGCGACGTCGCCAAGCGCATGACGACGGCGCCTGGGTCCGCGAGGCAGCAGCTGCTTATGCCGAGAAATACCACAACGTCGACTCCGCCCTGTCGGCCTAA
- a CDS encoding hotdog fold thioesterase — protein sequence MSQILRPGVAESEEFAHVRAMFESDKATAHIGAEITKLELGHCEGQFTIRPEMCNGHGTAQGGFLYTFADSLFAGACNSPGEVAVAAHNSIHYIAPAFEGDVVSGVAITRETWGRNGIVDVSLNIHGKPIAEFRGTFRVLPAKK from the coding sequence ATGAGCCAGATCCTGCGCCCCGGCGTGGCCGAATCTGAAGAATTCGCCCACGTCCGCGCCATGTTTGAAAGCGATAAAGCCACCGCGCACATCGGCGCGGAGATTACCAAGCTCGAACTTGGACACTGCGAAGGCCAATTCACCATCCGCCCAGAGATGTGCAACGGCCACGGCACAGCACAGGGCGGTTTTCTCTACACCTTTGCCGATTCACTTTTTGCCGGCGCGTGCAACTCCCCCGGCGAAGTCGCCGTCGCTGCCCACAACTCCATTCACTACATCGCCCCCGCTTTCGAGGGCGACGTCGTCAGTGGCGTAGCCATCACGCGCGAGACTTGGGGACGCAACGGAATCGTCGACGTTTCGCTGAACATCCACGGCAAACCCATCGCGGAGTTCCGCGGAACCTTCCGCGTCCTGCCAGCCAAGAAGTAA
- a CDS encoding TetR/AcrR family transcriptional regulator: MGTVVEANVGAGRGRPGYSRDDVISAAVRAFNARGYDATSMGHVAHELGITKSALYHHISSKEEILELTVARALSELEAVVAEVKDSDLASGERVRCLVEGSIHVLCVDPQSVSLLLRLRGNSEVESRALERRRKLTRSVIPLVRDAQEDGAIRSDLDAAILTRMVFGMVNSVAEWYNPGGKLEAEEVADVVVGLLFGGLRG, encoded by the coding sequence ATGGGGACCGTGGTTGAAGCAAATGTTGGTGCCGGGCGGGGTCGCCCGGGCTATTCCCGTGATGATGTAATTAGCGCGGCTGTGCGCGCTTTTAATGCCCGTGGATATGACGCGACATCGATGGGGCATGTTGCGCACGAGCTGGGAATTACAAAGTCGGCGCTCTATCACCACATCTCTTCAAAAGAGGAGATTTTGGAGCTGACGGTTGCCCGCGCGCTCAGCGAGCTTGAGGCCGTGGTTGCCGAGGTTAAAGATTCGGACTTGGCTTCCGGGGAGCGTGTGCGCTGCCTGGTGGAGGGGTCCATTCATGTGCTGTGTGTAGACCCGCAGTCGGTGTCCTTGCTGCTGCGGCTGCGTGGCAACTCGGAGGTTGAGTCCCGCGCTTTGGAGCGACGTCGTAAGCTAACCCGCTCAGTTATCCCGCTCGTGCGCGATGCTCAGGAGGATGGCGCAATCAGGTCTGACCTGGACGCTGCGATCTTGACTCGCATGGTCTTTGGCATGGTCAACTCAGTGGCGGAGTGGTACAACCCGGGCGGCAAGCTGGAGGCGGAGGAAGTCGCCGATGTTGTGGTGGGCTTGTTGTTTGGTGGCCTGAGGGGCTAG
- a CDS encoding AMP-binding protein, with protein sequence MGIEYASRDEIIALQTQRAKNELRHAYYNVPHYRRAFDELGVHPDDFKELADFAKFPFTDKETLRSEYPFGMFAVNQSQISRIHASSGTTGRPTVVGYTQNDVKIWAELVARSLRAGGLRPSDKVQITFGYGLFTGGLGAHYGVEELGATAIPTSGGQTERQIQIMQDFQPDAILGTPSYMLNLLDRMRKDGIDPRETSLRAGVFGAEPWTEGMRRELEEGFGITATDIYGLSEVMGPGVAQECVETKDGLTVWEDHFYPEIIDPETLQPVPDGEYGELVISSLTKEAFPIIRYRTHDITRLLPGTARSMRRIDRISARNDDMIILRGVNCFPSQFEEIITEDSNLRPRYQCILSKKGRMDHLTLVVEHATDVAQSDIEASGDWLKKQIKNRIGISVGVDVVDHVDCGEGKAKRIVDNRDK encoded by the coding sequence ATGGGCATTGAGTATGCTTCCCGCGACGAAATCATCGCGTTACAGACGCAGCGCGCAAAGAACGAGCTGCGCCACGCGTACTACAACGTCCCTCACTACCGTCGTGCGTTTGATGAATTGGGCGTCCACCCCGATGACTTCAAGGAGCTGGCAGACTTTGCCAAGTTCCCGTTCACTGACAAAGAAACGCTGCGCTCCGAGTATCCGTTCGGAATGTTTGCTGTAAACCAGAGCCAGATCTCCCGTATCCACGCGTCCTCCGGCACTACCGGCCGCCCAACCGTGGTGGGGTATACCCAAAATGACGTGAAGATCTGGGCTGAACTCGTGGCTCGTTCCCTGCGTGCCGGTGGCCTGCGCCCAAGCGATAAGGTGCAGATCACCTTCGGCTACGGCCTATTCACCGGTGGTCTTGGCGCTCACTACGGCGTCGAGGAGCTGGGCGCGACCGCAATCCCAACCTCTGGTGGTCAAACCGAGCGCCAGATTCAGATCATGCAGGACTTCCAGCCGGATGCCATCCTTGGCACCCCGTCCTACATGCTTAACCTTTTGGATCGTATGCGTAAAGACGGCATCGACCCGCGTGAAACCTCGCTTCGAGCTGGCGTCTTCGGCGCCGAGCCGTGGACTGAGGGCATGCGTCGCGAGCTCGAAGAAGGCTTTGGCATCACGGCCACCGATATTTATGGCCTCTCTGAGGTCATGGGTCCTGGTGTTGCGCAAGAATGCGTGGAAACCAAGGACGGTCTGACCGTCTGGGAGGATCACTTCTACCCAGAGATCATTGACCCAGAAACCCTGCAGCCGGTGCCTGATGGAGAATACGGCGAGCTCGTGATTTCTTCCTTGACCAAGGAAGCATTCCCGATCATCCGTTACCGTACGCACGACATCACTCGCCTGCTGCCGGGAACAGCGCGTTCCATGCGCCGCATCGACCGAATTTCGGCTCGAAACGACGACATGATCATTCTGCGCGGCGTGAACTGTTTCCCATCCCAGTTTGAGGAAATCATCACTGAGGATTCCAACCTGCGCCCGCGCTACCAATGCATCCTGTCGAAGAAGGGGCGCATGGATCACCTGACGCTGGTTGTTGAACATGCGACAGACGTTGCCCAGTCTGATATCGAAGCATCGGGTGATTGGCTCAAGAAGCAGATCAAGAACCGCATCGGTATCTCCGTCGGCGTCGATGTGGTTGACCACGTTGACTGCGGTGAGGGCAAGGCAAAGCGCATCGTCGATAACCGCGATAAGTAA
- a CDS encoding MFS transporter, which translates to MSAPVIERSQPATGITREHKRVLAGSMVGTTIEWFDFFIYAQAAGLIFATQYFDPVSNENASLAQIISWASLGISFLFRPLGAIIAGHLGDRLGRKPVLVITLIGMGLATMLMGVLPNYSAIGMAAPILLVALRVLQGLSAGGEWGGAAMLAVEHAPRGRRGLFGAFPQVGVPLGMFLATIFMLLLSAVLTQEQFLAWGWRIPFLSSVVLILLGYFIRRAVEESPAFAELQDLQKKESAPLAVLFKSHTGTVIKCALIFAANNAVGYFVIAYFTSYGTKVVGYSRTDALLIALIASIGWFAGTLYFGHLSDKVGRKRTFIVGYIALAAWSIPSWMAVDSGNLALFGGAVLILATMLGATYGPQSALYAEMFPVKVRLSGVSIGYAFGSIIGGAFAPMIAEMLFTEFKTSMAIATYAIVISAISLIGVLMVPKGIQDRDLHV; encoded by the coding sequence ATGTCTGCACCTGTAATTGAACGTAGCCAACCGGCAACTGGAATCACTCGGGAGCACAAGCGCGTGCTCGCCGGCTCCATGGTCGGAACCACCATCGAATGGTTCGACTTCTTTATCTATGCCCAAGCTGCGGGTCTTATTTTCGCCACGCAGTACTTTGACCCAGTCTCGAATGAAAACGCCTCGCTCGCGCAGATCATTTCCTGGGCTTCATTGGGTATCTCATTCCTGTTCCGCCCGTTGGGTGCTATCATCGCAGGTCACTTGGGTGACCGGCTGGGCCGCAAGCCAGTTCTTGTCATCACTCTGATTGGCATGGGGCTAGCCACCATGCTCATGGGTGTCTTGCCCAACTATTCTGCAATCGGCATGGCCGCCCCAATCCTGTTGGTGGCGCTGCGCGTGCTGCAGGGGCTTTCTGCTGGCGGCGAGTGGGGCGGTGCGGCAATGCTCGCCGTGGAACACGCGCCACGCGGCCGCCGCGGCCTCTTCGGCGCCTTCCCACAGGTGGGAGTTCCGCTCGGAATGTTCCTGGCCACCATCTTCATGCTTTTGCTTTCCGCGGTCTTGACGCAGGAGCAGTTCTTGGCATGGGGCTGGCGTATCCCCTTCCTGTCCTCTGTTGTCCTGATTCTTCTGGGCTACTTTATCCGCCGCGCGGTGGAAGAGTCTCCAGCATTCGCTGAGCTGCAGGATCTTCAGAAGAAGGAATCTGCCCCCTTGGCGGTCCTGTTCAAGAGCCACACCGGCACCGTCATTAAGTGCGCGCTCATCTTCGCCGCTAACAACGCTGTAGGCTACTTTGTCATCGCCTACTTCACCTCTTATGGCACCAAGGTGGTGGGTTACTCGCGTACCGACGCCCTGCTAATCGCGCTCATTGCATCCATCGGCTGGTTCGCTGGCACCCTCTACTTCGGCCACCTGTCGGACAAGGTGGGCCGCAAGCGCACCTTCATCGTGGGCTACATTGCGTTGGCTGCGTGGTCCATTCCGTCCTGGATGGCTGTTGACTCCGGCAATCTTGCCCTCTTCGGTGGTGCGGTTCTCATCCTGGCGACCATGCTGGGTGCCACCTATGGTCCCCAGTCCGCGCTCTACGCGGAGATGTTCCCAGTGAAGGTGCGCCTCTCGGGTGTTTCAATCGGCTACGCGTTTGGCTCCATCATCGGTGGTGCTTTCGCCCCGATGATCGCGGAGATGCTCTTCACTGAGTTCAAGACCTCCATGGCTATCGCTACCTACGCGATTGTCATCTCCGCCATCTCCCTCATCGGCGTTCTCATGGTGCCAAAGGGCATTCAGGACCGCGACCTGCACGTTTAG
- a CDS encoding acryloyl-CoA reductase has protein sequence MSTLKVTRNEDGSISHAFEDEPILAEGDVLVNVSHSSLNYKDAMALDGNKGVMRINPLVPGIDVVGTVAESNDERLPEGALVAAFGDGLGEFRHGGYTTKQRANANATLVVPERFTAADAAAIGTAGYTAAICVNQLLTHGTREGHVLVTGATGGVGSIAVQLLKSLGFEVTAVTGRVDSESEYLQALGADHIIDRSELSETGRPLQKALYDGAVDTAGSTVLANVLAQIKWGGVVAATGMAAGPDLPASVLPFILRGIVLAGGNSVDAPLKVREDAWKLLDEHLDLEMLHSISSTVALDDVADAAKELLAGTRHGRTIVEI, from the coding sequence ATGAGCACACTCAAAGTCACGCGAAACGAAGACGGTTCCATCTCTCACGCTTTCGAGGATGAGCCGATTCTGGCCGAGGGCGACGTACTGGTTAACGTTTCCCATTCTTCGTTGAACTACAAGGATGCAATGGCACTCGACGGTAACAAGGGCGTCATGCGCATCAACCCGCTGGTGCCGGGCATCGACGTCGTGGGCACCGTTGCGGAGTCAAACGATGAACGTCTACCTGAGGGCGCCCTGGTGGCCGCTTTCGGCGACGGCCTGGGAGAATTCCGCCACGGCGGCTACACCACTAAGCAGCGTGCGAATGCCAATGCCACCCTCGTGGTTCCGGAGCGCTTCACTGCTGCCGACGCCGCCGCAATCGGCACCGCGGGCTACACCGCCGCCATCTGCGTCAACCAGCTGCTCACCCACGGCACGCGCGAGGGCCATGTGCTGGTCACTGGCGCCACGGGCGGCGTGGGCTCCATCGCCGTCCAATTGCTCAAGTCCCTGGGCTTCGAGGTCACCGCCGTTACCGGCCGCGTTGATAGCGAAAGCGAGTACTTGCAGGCCCTGGGCGCAGACCACATCATTGATCGTTCCGAGCTCTCGGAGACCGGCCGTCCGCTGCAGAAGGCGCTTTACGACGGCGCGGTAGACACCGCTGGCTCCACCGTCCTGGCCAACGTCTTGGCGCAGATCAAGTGGGGCGGCGTCGTAGCAGCAACCGGCATGGCCGCTGGTCCTGACCTCCCGGCTTCGGTACTGCCATTCATCCTGCGCGGCATCGTCCTGGCAGGCGGCAACTCCGTTGACGCACCGCTCAAGGTCCGCGAGGATGCCTGGAAGCTGCTGGACGAGCACCTCGATCTTGAGATGCTGCACTCTATTTCCAGCACCGTTGCGCTCGACGATGTCGCAGACGCCGCCAAGGAGCTACTCGCCGGCACCCGCCATGGCCGCACCATCGTAGAAATCTAG
- a CDS encoding VanZ family protein, translated as MLVTEQTTHSRSRIPAAPRRHQTLRRDSLLVTALVLLVVGVATLGKSFIEIPGVVNASAHAVRSLDLQMFNGFDHPTIWYGPWTNTIGNFLLFMPLGASLIVMGQNLRRVRFGLGGTILAGLALSLSIETLQYLFALGFSDVDDLVFNTLGTAVAAFFMSRVSKEKQSKVLHRIGFMAATALTVLGCAIATGIIA; from the coding sequence ATGCTCGTTACCGAACAAACCACTCATTCGCGCAGCCGTATTCCGGCGGCCCCGCGCCGCCACCAAACGCTGCGCCGTGACTCACTTCTAGTCACGGCGCTCGTGCTGCTCGTTGTTGGTGTGGCGACGTTGGGTAAATCCTTCATTGAGATCCCCGGCGTGGTCAATGCCTCCGCGCATGCGGTGCGAAGCTTAGATCTGCAAATGTTCAACGGTTTTGATCATCCGACTATCTGGTACGGGCCTTGGACCAACACCATCGGCAATTTCTTGTTGTTTATGCCACTCGGCGCAAGCCTTATCGTGATGGGCCAGAATCTGCGCCGCGTGCGCTTTGGCCTCGGCGGAACCATCCTGGCCGGCTTGGCGCTGAGCTTGAGCATCGAAACCCTCCAGTACCTCTTCGCCCTCGGCTTCAGCGACGTTGATGACCTTGTGTTCAACACTTTGGGCACCGCCGTGGCGGCCTTCTTCATGTCACGCGTCAGCAAGGAAAAACAGTCCAAGGTGTTGCACCGGATTGGGTTTATGGCTGCCACCGCGCTGACCGTTTTGGGCTGTGCGATTGCCACGGGGATCATCGCTTAA
- a CDS encoding FAD-dependent oxidoreductase, translating into MSAQVYDCLVLGGGQAGLATAYYLRRKGLNFAILDAESRPGGAWLHTWPSLTLFSTTSASNLPGWPMPFYEGFPPASHVVDYLTRYEERYELPVRRPFMVESVEHDGEFFHVYSSTERLMARTVVAATGTWRAPFIPYYPGKFAGTQWHSAIYPGVAEFSGSRVAVVGAANSGAQIAADLLLEGISTTWLTRGEPRWMPDDVDGRVLFRRNRERLNAINRGEPDPGADTNLGDIVMVPPVLKARDEGLLRATPMPDSLDDIDADHLIWATGFRPALRPISRLLVDRQPTVPGLFLVGYGTWTGPGSATITGVSPFAKQAAADVASFIKGRID; encoded by the coding sequence GTGTCCGCGCAGGTTTATGATTGCCTCGTTTTAGGCGGCGGCCAAGCAGGGCTGGCCACGGCCTACTACCTGCGCAGAAAAGGCTTGAACTTCGCCATCTTGGATGCGGAATCGCGTCCCGGTGGTGCGTGGCTGCACACCTGGCCCTCGCTGACATTGTTTAGCACCACGAGCGCCTCCAACCTACCGGGCTGGCCCATGCCTTTTTATGAAGGTTTCCCGCCAGCGAGCCACGTGGTGGATTATCTAACTCGCTACGAGGAGCGCTATGAGCTGCCGGTGCGACGCCCCTTCATGGTTGAGTCCGTGGAGCACGATGGCGAGTTCTTTCACGTCTACTCGAGCACGGAACGCTTGATGGCCCGCACCGTGGTGGCGGCCACGGGTACCTGGCGCGCGCCCTTCATCCCGTACTACCCCGGTAAGTTCGCGGGGACACAATGGCATTCGGCCATTTATCCCGGCGTCGCGGAGTTCAGCGGCTCCCGCGTGGCAGTGGTGGGCGCGGCCAATTCCGGCGCACAGATCGCGGCAGATCTGCTGCTTGAAGGCATTTCCACGACCTGGCTAACGAGGGGCGAGCCGCGCTGGATGCCTGACGACGTCGACGGACGTGTGCTCTTCCGGCGCAACCGCGAGCGTCTCAACGCCATCAATCGCGGCGAGCCTGACCCCGGCGCGGATACGAACCTGGGCGATATCGTCATGGTCCCGCCGGTGCTCAAGGCGCGTGATGAAGGGCTCCTGCGCGCCACCCCGATGCCGGATTCCCTCGACGACATCGACGCGGATCACCTGATTTGGGCCACCGGCTTCCGGCCCGCACTTCGCCCCATTTCTCGCCTCCTGGTAGACCGCCAGCCCACCGTGCCGGGGCTCTTCCTCGTGGGATATGGCACGTGGACTGGCCCGGGCTCAGCCACCATCACGGGTGTTAGCCCCTTTGCCAAGCAGGCGGCGGCAGACGTTGCTTCTTTTATTAAAGGCCGGATTGATTGA
- a CDS encoding response regulator produces MLNVMLIDDHPVVRAGLRAILNAFPDIDVVLEGADGADVAKLEAPDAPHVDVVICDIQMPGTDGIAATSQLAQAGGPPVLILTTYDTQSDIVSAVEAGALGYLLKDAPEQALHDAVLATAAGKRTLAPEVAALLVERITRPEVALSGRELEILEALATGKSNKELAQRLFISEATVKTHLIHIYQKLGVDTRTAAVTVARERKLI; encoded by the coding sequence ATGCTTAACGTCATGCTCATCGATGATCATCCCGTGGTGCGCGCAGGCCTGCGAGCCATTTTGAACGCTTTCCCTGACATCGATGTGGTGCTAGAAGGCGCGGATGGGGCGGACGTCGCCAAGCTGGAGGCTCCCGATGCTCCGCATGTTGACGTGGTCATTTGCGATATCCAGATGCCCGGCACCGATGGCATTGCGGCAACTTCCCAGCTCGCCCAGGCTGGCGGCCCGCCGGTGCTCATCCTCACCACCTATGACACCCAATCCGACATTGTTTCCGCCGTGGAGGCAGGCGCCCTGGGCTATCTCCTAAAGGATGCGCCGGAGCAGGCGCTTCACGACGCCGTCCTGGCCACGGCCGCCGGCAAACGCACCCTGGCACCCGAGGTGGCAGCGCTTTTGGTCGAGCGCATCACCCGCCCCGAGGTGGCACTTTCCGGCCGCGAGCTGGAGATCCTAGAAGCCCTGGCCACGGGCAAATCGAATAAGGAGCTTGCCCAGCGCCTGTTCATCTCGGAAGCTACAGTGAAGACGCACTTGATTCACATCTATCAGAAGCTGGGCGTGGATACCCGCACAGCGGCTGTCACCGTGGCCCGGGAAAGGAAGCTCATTTAA
- a CDS encoding sensor histidine kinase → MKQRSLQTFHKRLSPWRAGLHVMFAFLLLFGLLRAGLDGRLDARALGLAVALAVVYALRRALPRALWLVGLCVLWCGLMVHAQDFMWLEFPLVFAFLSSLPRWPGIACSGLLWALAAFLPAWQHPAEWTIAAAIGPFIGTAFAIGTFHAGRMVQAEAAHHAEVARQLRATQAELAASEHQAGRLEERERLSREIHDTVAQGLSSIVLLSRAAQKDPSPETLALIEKVASENLSEARRFVSELASPAASLEEALQQVVDSATAQAAALGKDTDIELVVSGESTVPEAHRQDLLRAAQEGLNNMLKHSGARRAVVTLGCFEGETTLDIVDDGEGMDPTSPSQGGFGLRGLRQRVESHGGTLTVESSPGEGTALAIRMPQKVEDQDA, encoded by the coding sequence GTGAAACAGCGCTCCCTGCAGACCTTCCATAAGCGCCTTAGCCCCTGGCGCGCCGGGCTACACGTGATGTTCGCGTTTTTGTTGCTATTCGGCCTGCTGCGCGCCGGGCTCGACGGGCGCCTCGATGCCCGCGCCCTTGGTCTGGCAGTCGCATTGGCCGTGGTCTACGCACTGCGGCGCGCACTCCCCCGCGCCCTGTGGCTGGTGGGCTTGTGCGTGCTGTGGTGCGGGCTCATGGTGCATGCCCAGGACTTCATGTGGCTGGAATTCCCGCTGGTCTTTGCTTTTCTAAGCTCGCTTCCCCGCTGGCCGGGCATCGCCTGCAGCGGATTGTTATGGGCGCTGGCCGCCTTCCTGCCCGCCTGGCAGCATCCGGCGGAATGGACCATCGCGGCGGCCATCGGCCCCTTCATCGGCACGGCCTTTGCCATCGGCACCTTCCATGCCGGGCGCATGGTGCAGGCTGAGGCGGCGCACCATGCAGAGGTTGCCCGGCAGCTGCGCGCCACCCAGGCCGAACTTGCCGCGAGCGAGCACCAAGCAGGCCGCCTGGAAGAGCGCGAACGGCTCTCCCGGGAAATCCACGACACCGTGGCCCAGGGCCTTTCCTCCATCGTTCTGCTCTCGCGCGCGGCTCAAAAAGATCCTTCCCCAGAGACACTGGCGCTGATTGAAAAAGTGGCTAGCGAGAACTTAAGCGAGGCACGCCGCTTCGTCAGCGAGCTAGCATCTCCCGCCGCATCCTTGGAGGAGGCCCTCCAGCAGGTGGTGGATTCAGCTACCGCGCAAGCCGCTGCGCTGGGGAAGGACACCGACATCGAGCTAGTTGTTTCCGGCGAAAGCACCGTTCCCGAGGCCCACCGCCAGGACCTGTTGCGTGCTGCGCAAGAGGGGCTCAACAACATGCTCAAGCATTCTGGCGCCCGGCGCGCGGTGGTGACTTTAGGCTGTTTTGAAGGCGAGACCACGCTCGACATCGTCGACGACGGAGAAGGCATGGATCCTACTTCACCTTCGCAGGGTGGCTTCGGGCTGCGGGGCCTGCGCCAGCGCGTGGAAAGCCACGGCGGTACGCTCACGGTGGAATCTTCCCCAGGCGAGGGAACCGCCCTTGCTATCCGTATGCCGCAAAAAGTGGAGGACCAGGATGCTTAA
- a CDS encoding ABC transporter permease, protein MFLALRELRAARGRFALIGTVVALITLLLVMLSGLTEGLSKQNTSALEALGHEYEQASFSTQKPTFTESEIYADDVVPGSAPLGTSQTKVEGFGGVAVLGLPAGEPIPGTKQQVPATGVVASQAITQGNSVVIGDETYAVRATVPDLYYSHSPVLWVSTQTWAQLSHAPSDVVGTALLHANSVATGLPTSVSMREALSGLPSYNSERGSLLTMQGFLYAISALVMVAFLSIWTMQRTRDLSILRALGARTRYLLGDALAQSALILALGVGVGAAVGWGLGALAQSTVPFVLSARTIAAPAAGMWVLGMLGAVLATRRISKINPLDALGGQG, encoded by the coding sequence ATGTTTCTTGCACTTAGAGAATTGCGCGCAGCCCGCGGGCGCTTTGCGCTAATTGGGACCGTGGTCGCGCTCATTACCTTGCTTTTGGTCATGCTCTCTGGGCTCACGGAGGGCCTTAGCAAACAAAACACCTCGGCTTTGGAGGCCTTGGGGCATGAGTATGAGCAGGCGAGCTTTAGCACGCAGAAGCCAACTTTTACGGAGTCAGAGATTTACGCGGACGACGTGGTGCCTGGCAGCGCGCCTTTGGGTACCTCGCAGACCAAGGTGGAGGGCTTCGGTGGCGTGGCCGTACTGGGCCTGCCGGCGGGCGAGCCTATTCCGGGTACCAAGCAGCAGGTGCCGGCCACGGGAGTGGTGGCCTCGCAAGCGATTACACAGGGAAATTCCGTGGTGATTGGGGATGAGACCTATGCCGTTCGCGCCACCGTGCCGGATCTGTACTATTCCCACTCGCCGGTGCTGTGGGTTTCCACGCAGACCTGGGCGCAGTTGAGCCACGCGCCTTCCGACGTCGTGGGCACCGCCCTGCTGCACGCGAACAGCGTTGCCACCGGGCTTCCCACGTCCGTCAGCATGCGCGAGGCCTTAAGCGGCCTGCCCTCCTACAACTCGGAGCGCGGCTCGCTTTTGACCATGCAGGGCTTCCTGTATGCAATTTCGGCGCTCGTGATGGTGGCTTTCTTGAGCATCTGGACCATGCAGCGCACCCGCGATCTTTCGATTCTGCGTGCGCTGGGGGCGCGGACGCGCTACCTGCTTGGCGACGCCCTGGCACAATCCGCGCTCATCCTCGCCCTCGGAGTTGGTGTGGGTGCCGCAGTGGGCTGGGGCCTGGGCGCGCTCGCGCAATCGACGGTGCCTTTTGTGCTCTCGGCGCGCACGATTGCTGCCCCGGCCGCTGGCATGTGGGTACTCGGCATGCTGGGCGCGGTGCTGGCCACCCGCCGAATCAGCAAAATCAACCCTTTGGATGCGTTGGGAGGACAAGGCTAA
- a CDS encoding ABC transporter ATP-binding protein, whose amino-acid sequence MLEIENVTVTFPDGRDRVVALDDVSLAIKPGQLMAVVGESGSGKSTLLSVAAGLIEPDSGRVRVSGERGIIFQQSNLVSSLNALDQLLIVDHMAGRKPRREKARELLEYVGLPGMEARRITQLSGGQRQRINIARALMADPEVLLADEPTAALDSALSRDVAKLLRDITDEQQTATMLVTHDRSLLDFADNVVTVKDGKLVSGN is encoded by the coding sequence ATGCTAGAGATTGAAAACGTGACGGTTACCTTCCCCGATGGCCGCGATCGCGTGGTGGCGCTGGATGACGTCAGCCTGGCCATCAAGCCGGGCCAGCTCATGGCCGTCGTCGGCGAATCCGGCTCCGGTAAGTCCACCTTGCTCTCCGTGGCCGCGGGGCTAATCGAGCCCGATAGTGGTCGCGTGCGGGTAAGCGGTGAGCGCGGCATCATCTTCCAGCAATCCAACTTGGTCAGCTCGCTCAATGCCCTGGATCAACTGCTCATTGTGGACCACATGGCAGGCCGAAAACCTCGCCGTGAAAAGGCGCGGGAGCTGCTTGAGTATGTAGGCCTGCCTGGGATGGAGGCTCGCCGCATCACCCAGCTTTCTGGCGGTCAGCGCCAGCGCATCAATATCGCGCGCGCCTTGATGGCTGATCCCGAGGTGCTGCTCGCGGATGAGCCGACGGCGGCGCTGGATTCTGCGCTCTCGCGCGACGTCGCCAAGCTGCTGCGTGACATCACCGATGAACAACAGACCGCAACGATGCTTGTAACCCATGACCGCAGCCTGCTGGATTTTGCGGACAATGTGGTCACTGTCAAGGACGGAAAATTGGTGTCCGGTAACTAA